A genome region from Chengkuizengella sp. SCS-71B includes the following:
- a CDS encoding peptidoglycan D,D-transpeptidase FtsI family protein → MSSLNDPKKKERIKRTNFAFRLNIFFFAVFVIFSVLIVRLAFIQFVEGSEYKALKNKNSEVTNQIPPIRGNIYDVNGYAIAYSTSSQSLYYELPSSVVEDEVIDLANRLAEVFEQYGAEELSEKSAEDIVDDMDVGFDIHKEEKTIMNYSTSPRRLKTDLTKEEIAYILEHKEEFPGIEVREESVRKYSEDTIAVQLVGYLKKFNSASNLSGYLEEKYKNLNVVNEYLDQEYVGYDGLEFMYQEVLRGKNGTRTYPINALGRIIGDPVVVPPVKGNNLYLTIDKDVQLATEQAILDQIEYLKTDEGALYNKSGVNATTGYAVAMEVDTGKVVAMASIPDYDPNIWEGGLSQEDWEKNQIYFNNGTISTSYSNHEDSVERGKHPTSIVPLGSTIKPLTILIGLNEGFIAENTSYYDNGIFYFGNDNSRIRNARGKGNGAITAFEAIQYSSNTFMSAMIGEPLSRQGQEGLDLWDSYMKQFGLGVPTGSGLPKELAGLINYTNLETTGSILSSLVRASWGQEASYTTLQLAQYATMLANKGKRLQPQFVDKITTFDAETVQEFEPIILDEVEFPDSYWNLVHSAMTKVNKSGFNGFPYVVAAKTGTSESDIARQRVNNAVFIAFAPVEDPKLAVAVVVPEGGYGSFGAGPIARKMFDAYFGFDDEAEEAAVEAEVEETTAN, encoded by the coding sequence ATGAGCAGTTTGAATGACCCAAAGAAAAAAGAACGGATTAAACGGACAAATTTTGCATTTCGCTTAAATATATTTTTCTTTGCTGTTTTTGTTATTTTTTCAGTATTAATTGTTAGACTTGCTTTTATTCAGTTTGTTGAAGGAAGTGAGTATAAAGCTTTAAAAAATAAAAATTCAGAGGTGACTAACCAAATCCCACCGATTCGGGGGAATATATATGATGTGAATGGATACGCTATAGCCTATTCAACTTCTAGTCAATCTCTTTATTATGAGCTTCCTAGCTCTGTTGTAGAAGATGAAGTTATTGATTTGGCTAATAGACTAGCTGAAGTTTTTGAACAATATGGAGCTGAAGAGTTATCTGAAAAGTCAGCAGAAGACATCGTTGATGATATGGATGTCGGTTTTGATATTCATAAAGAAGAAAAAACAATTATGAATTATAGTACTAGCCCTAGAAGATTAAAAACTGATCTTACAAAAGAAGAAATTGCCTATATTTTAGAACATAAAGAGGAGTTTCCAGGAATTGAGGTTAGAGAGGAAAGTGTTAGGAAGTATAGCGAGGATACCATCGCAGTTCAATTAGTAGGTTACTTAAAAAAGTTTAATTCTGCAAGTAATCTGTCAGGTTACTTAGAAGAGAAGTATAAAAATCTAAATGTGGTAAATGAATATTTAGATCAAGAATATGTGGGATATGATGGCTTGGAGTTCATGTATCAGGAAGTATTGAGAGGAAAGAATGGTACTAGAACCTATCCGATTAATGCTCTAGGAAGAATTATCGGAGACCCTGTAGTCGTACCTCCAGTTAAAGGGAATAATTTATACTTAACGATAGATAAAGATGTTCAGCTAGCTACAGAACAGGCAATCCTAGATCAAATAGAATATTTAAAAACAGATGAAGGTGCATTGTATAACAAAAGTGGTGTGAATGCGACAACGGGTTATGCTGTAGCCATGGAAGTGGACACAGGAAAAGTAGTAGCTATGGCAAGCATTCCTGATTACGATCCGAATATTTGGGAAGGTGGTTTATCTCAGGAAGATTGGGAGAAAAATCAAATTTATTTTAATAATGGCACAATTTCAACCTCCTATTCTAATCATGAAGATTCTGTAGAAAGAGGAAAGCATCCAACCTCGATTGTACCTCTAGGATCTACGATTAAACCGTTAACGATCTTAATTGGGTTAAATGAAGGATTTATTGCTGAAAATACATCTTATTATGATAATGGAATCTTCTATTTTGGAAATGATAATTCTAGGATTAGAAATGCACGAGGAAAAGGAAATGGAGCAATTACTGCTTTTGAAGCGATCCAATACTCTTCAAATACCTTTATGTCTGCAATGATCGGAGAGCCTTTATCAAGACAAGGACAAGAGGGGTTAGATCTTTGGGATTCTTACATGAAACAATTTGGTTTAGGTGTACCTACAGGCAGTGGATTACCTAAAGAATTAGCAGGACTCATTAATTATACAAATTTAGAAACAACAGGGAGTATATTATCCTCATTAGTTCGAGCATCTTGGGGACAAGAAGCAAGTTATACGACACTTCAACTTGCACAGTATGCTACGATGTTAGCAAATAAAGGAAAAAGGTTACAGCCACAATTTGTAGATAAAATTACCACCTTTGATGCAGAAACAGTACAAGAATTTGAACCGATAATATTAGATGAAGTAGAATTTCCTGATTCATATTGGAATTTAGTCCATAGTGCAATGACTAAGGTAAATAAATCAGGATTTAATGGATTTCCGTATGTCGTTGCTGCCAAAACGGGAACATCAGAATCAGATATTGCACGTCAAAGAGTTAATAATGCAGTATTTATAGCATTTGCTCCAGTTGAAGATCCAAAGCTAGCGGTTGCGGTTGTTGTACCAGAAGGTGGATATGGTTCCTTCGGAGCAGGTCCAATAGCTAGAAAGATGTTTGATGCTTATTTTGGATTTGATGATGAAGCAGAGGAAGCGGCCGTGGAGGCTGAAGTTGAAGAAACTACTGCTAACTAA
- a CDS encoding transglutaminase domain-containing protein: MQTFIDMITRLNYISLLIVFVFLISLIQGIKRGLSKSAFQLSQAIQDLIINMTAVLLSWKTTNWLSPKLQEWMILKSIQIPSEELNMLEKGYYIVLTSIRDFTFIRFIFIFLLSYLLIQFLIMMLFNFVIVNLIKTMKVMKEGKQTRTEIPIFISQFFGGFIGVIFGLFKGLIVILFLFIFVTLFPQAPLTSYIQSSTLYQSGTEKVLQPLSQNFIESTLPVLAKEAEDEYREVLQRKYEIIDHNIPDNIVEATHAIVKGLNTDEEKARALYDWVGTRVQYNWEKVRLYEEENVWMEQTPEDTFLSKQGVCIDYSRLYAVMARTADLDVKVVTGLGYDGRGGMGAHAWNEVYLSETDEWIPLDTTWVSSGGNWFNSNDFYETHIKDA; this comes from the coding sequence TTGCAGACTTTTATTGATATGATCACAAGGCTAAACTACATTTCATTGCTCATCGTGTTCGTATTTTTGATTTCTTTGATTCAAGGGATAAAAAGGGGTCTTTCTAAGTCTGCATTTCAATTGTCTCAAGCTATCCAAGATTTAATTATCAATATGACTGCCGTTTTATTATCTTGGAAAACTACAAACTGGTTATCTCCTAAACTTCAAGAATGGATGATATTGAAATCAATTCAAATTCCTTCTGAAGAACTGAATATGCTGGAAAAAGGGTATTATATTGTTCTTACCTCAATCAGAGACTTTACTTTTATACGTTTTATTTTTATCTTTTTATTGAGTTACTTATTGATTCAATTTCTGATTATGATGTTGTTTAATTTTGTAATTGTAAATTTAATAAAAACGATGAAAGTGATGAAAGAAGGGAAACAGACAAGGACAGAAATACCAATATTCATCAGTCAATTTTTTGGGGGATTTATCGGAGTGATTTTTGGTTTATTTAAAGGTTTGATTGTCATCTTGTTTTTGTTTATTTTTGTTACTTTATTCCCACAAGCGCCCCTCACTTCATATATCCAGTCCTCCACACTGTATCAAAGTGGTACAGAAAAAGTACTGCAACCTTTGAGTCAAAATTTTATAGAATCTACTTTACCGGTATTGGCTAAAGAGGCCGAAGATGAATATAGGGAAGTACTTCAAAGGAAATATGAGATTATTGATCATAATATTCCAGATAATATAGTGGAAGCAACACATGCCATTGTTAAAGGTTTAAATACGGACGAGGAAAAAGCAAGAGCATTATATGATTGGGTTGGAACAAGAGTTCAATATAACTGGGAGAAAGTAAGGTTATATGAAGAAGAAAATGTATGGATGGAACAAACACCTGAAGATACGTTTCTTTCAAAACAAGGGGTTTGCATTGATTATTCTAGATTGTATGCTGTGATGGCGAGAACGGCTGATTTGGATGTGAAAGTAGTTACAGGACTTGGATATGACGGTCGTGGGGGAATGGGTGCCCATGCTTGGAATGAAGTGTATTTGTCTGAAACAGATGAATGGATACCGTTAGATACTACATGGGTTTCATCTGGCGGAAATTGGTTTAATTCCAATGATTTTTATGAAACACACATAAAGGATGCGTAG